The nucleotide sequence TGACGTCCGGGTGCGCCGCATCAAACGTCCCTCGTTGCACCACGACCTGTACATGTCGATGCTGCATCACGACGCCATCCTCGACATGGTGGCGCAGCTCATCGGTCCGTCCATCCGGTTCACGGGAGAGAAGCTGAACATGAAGTCCGCCGGGTTCGGCAGCGTGGTGGAGTGGCATCAGGACTGGGGCTTCATGCCCCACACCAACGACGACCTTCTGGCCGTGGGCATCGCCATCGACGACACGACCACGGAGAACGGCGCCTTGCTCGTGATTCCCGGTTCCCACCGACACCCGGTCTACGACCACCACGAGGACGGATACTTCGTCGGCGCGGTCGGTCGCGAGCACTTCGACCCGGCGGACGCCGTGCCTGTAGAGGTCCCGGCCGGCGGGATATCCATCCATCACATCCGCATGCTGCACGGATCGCCGCCCAACACCTCCGATCGGCCGCGGCGCCTCTTGTTCCTCGAGCTGGCGGCCGCGGACGCCTGGCCCCTGTTCGGCCTCGGCAATTGGGACACCTGGAGCACCTGGGATGAGTACAACGCGTGCCTGCTGAGGGGAGAGCCTGTAGCGGAGCCGCGGATGGCGGACGTCCCGGTGAGGCTGCCCCATCCGTCCCGGCCGTGGCCGGGTTCGATCTATGCCCTCCAGGAGAGCCTGTCGTCCTCCGCATTCTCCGAGTAGGACGGCCTGTGGCCGGGTCGTGCCAACGCCCACCATGTCGGTACCCATGCCAGCCCGCCGACCCTCGATCCACTAGGAGCTAGGGACATGCAAGGCTCGCCCGGGCTCGACGCGATGCTCAAGCCCGAGTCGATCGCGGTCGTCGGCGCCTCGCGTGACAAACCGGGCGCGAGCTGGGTGGACATGTTCGGCCAGTTGGTCGAGTTCGGCTACCGCGGCCGCCTCTACCCGATCAACCCGAAGGCCGACGTCATCCGAGGCCACAAGGCCTATGCCGGCCTCACCGACCTACCGGAGCCGGTGGATCTCGTGATAATCGGCCTCTCGGCCCCCATCGTCCCCTGGATCCTCCGCGACTGCGTTGCCACCGGGAACCGTAACGTTCACATCTTCTCGGCCGGTTTCGGCGAGACGGGTGAGGAGCAGGGGAAAGCTCTCCATGAAGAGATCACGCAGATCGCGGTCGAGGGTGGTCTACGGGTGATCGGT is from bacterium and encodes:
- a CDS encoding phytanoyl-CoA dioxygenase family protein: MLSRDQIDFYNEHGYVAVTDVLSSSEVSELQRVTDELVESTRFLTESDERFDLEPGHAADDVRVRRIKRPSLHHDLYMSMLHHDAILDMVAQLIGPSIRFTGEKLNMKSAGFGSVVEWHQDWGFMPHTNDDLLAVGIAIDDTTTENGALLVIPGSHRHPVYDHHEDGYFVGAVGREHFDPADAVPVEVPAGGISIHHIRMLHGSPPNTSDRPRRLLFLELAAADAWPLFGLGNWDTWSTWDEYNACLLRGEPVAEPRMADVPVRLPHPSRPWPGSIYALQESLSSSAFSE